A single region of the Streptomyces virginiae genome encodes:
- a CDS encoding LysR family transcriptional regulator, translating into MQLELRHLQAVCRIAEAGSLGGAARRLGVSQPALSAQLRRIERVTGGELFVRGRSGVEPTALGQFVLAKARRVLSEMDALGAQARAISTGGPLRLGCIMLVLLDGLLAQTDLSMSGREIAVDLEDSVTVLARLLGAGRYDAIVYGEVNDHEVPLPEGTLARTLIPKEPFCIRLSARHPLAVRDRIELADLAGESWMTLVEDDDGGPEALVTACEKAGFSPSLRYRITDRKMQHDLIAAGRAVALSQPTAPSGEGTVMRPLVGTPIIGRIRLAWSRAALSAGQAELLYRAAARAYLANVDNNPFHKEWWDAHPEVHPVLD; encoded by the coding sequence ATGCAGCTGGAGTTGAGGCATCTGCAAGCCGTCTGCCGGATCGCGGAGGCGGGCAGCCTGGGGGGCGCGGCGCGGCGGCTCGGAGTGTCCCAACCCGCACTCTCCGCCCAGCTGCGCCGCATCGAACGGGTCACCGGGGGCGAGCTCTTCGTACGGGGCCGCAGCGGGGTGGAACCCACCGCACTGGGCCAATTCGTGCTGGCCAAGGCACGTCGCGTACTCAGCGAGATGGACGCACTGGGAGCGCAGGCACGGGCCATCTCGACCGGCGGCCCGCTACGGCTGGGCTGCATCATGCTCGTCCTGCTCGACGGCCTCCTCGCCCAGACCGACCTGTCCATGTCAGGCCGGGAGATAGCCGTGGACCTGGAGGATTCGGTCACCGTGCTGGCGCGGTTGCTCGGCGCCGGACGCTACGACGCCATCGTGTACGGGGAGGTCAACGACCACGAGGTACCGCTGCCCGAAGGAACCCTGGCCAGGACACTGATCCCCAAGGAACCGTTCTGCATCCGGCTGTCCGCGCGGCACCCGCTCGCGGTCCGGGACCGCATCGAACTGGCCGACCTGGCCGGGGAGTCGTGGATGACGCTGGTGGAGGACGACGACGGTGGCCCCGAGGCACTCGTCACCGCCTGCGAGAAGGCCGGATTCAGCCCCTCACTGCGCTACCGCATCACCGACCGCAAGATGCAGCACGACCTGATCGCCGCCGGGCGCGCGGTGGCGCTCAGTCAACCGACGGCCCCGTCGGGGGAGGGCACGGTGATGCGCCCGCTCGTCGGCACCCCCATCATCGGCCGCATCCGTCTCGCCTGGAGTCGCGCGGCGCTCTCGGCCGGGCAGGCGGAACTGCTCTACCGGGCCGCGGCCCGCGCCTACCTGGCGAACGTGGACAACAACCCCTTCCACAAGGAGTGGTGGGACGCCCACCCGGAGGTGCACCCGGTCCTCGACTGA